The DNA sequence CCGCGGCCGCGGCCAATCCCATGCACGCTACGATTGCGAAAGCGGGAACTCTGAGCATCTTGAACATGAAACCTCCAGGTTAATTGTGGGCATCAAACTATCCGTTACAACGACCGTTGTCAAGACAATTTAAAACCAATATATGGCAAAAAAAGCCAGAAACACCGGTTTTTACCGATGTTTCTGACCGGAACTTCGGATTTAAGAGAACCTAGGTCGGGTTCCGGCCCAGCTCAAGCCCGGCCAAAGCGCATGGCCTGCTTAACGCCGTAATAGAATCCCTTTCCCATCCCCTTCACGTAGCCGATAAAGCCGCCGCCACGCGCGGCGAGTTCTTCCGAAGACATTTGTTTGCGTCCGAAGTAGGAGATGCCGGCCACGAGGCCCAAGCCGGTCAGGATCTTGGCTGTTTTGCCCATATATCCTCCATGCATAGCGCCTGATGAAGGGGCCGCTGGAGACGGACCGGCATGGATTGGCTTGAAGATCCGCTTCCATCGGCGCCCTGAAGGCGCCTACACATAATTAAAAGCTTGGAGACAGGGGGTACAAGCCCTTCAGCCCATGCGGAGTTCGTTGCGCTCGACGATCTTAGAGTAAAGATCCTCGGCAAGGGGCGAGGGCATCCCCACCAAAAGCTCGTACTGGCGATAGGCGGATTTGAGATCGCCTGAGGAGACGAACAGGATGCCCAAGCCGAAGAGGGCTTCCTCATCCCGGGGATTGAGGTTCAAGGCTATTTGGTAGGATTGGAAGCTCGCTTGCTTCCGGCCCAACGCGAAGGCGGCGAGCCCCAGGCTCTTGATGCATTGGATATCGTCGGGCCTTAGCGAGAGCGCGCGCTTGAGGGGATCGACGGCCTCGGCATAGCGTCCCAGGTGGATGAAAGCCCATCCCAGGCTGCTCCATAATTCCGGATCCGCGTTATCGTACCGCAGGGCTTCCCTGAGAACGTCGATGGCCTCGCCCACGCGACCCGTTTCAAAATAGTTTTGAGCCATCTTGCGCAAGTGGACGGTGTCGTAGATTTCCATCTCGGCGATGCCGGGAAACGACCCGGCGGCTTGTCCGCCCCATCCGAAGTCCGGAAAATTCCCCATCAAGAATTCCTCCTGCCGCCTTCCAACGGTCGGAAGGGGCCAGCGAATAATCGGAGGGAAAATATAGATCCGCTTTCGCCCAGACCCATTCCGGTTCCAAGTTATCTAGGATGGTTTGACCCTTCCTTGACCGCGATTTCGATCAATGAACCTCGGGGTCTTTTATTCCAACGCCAATTCCAGGCCCACCGGGCAATGGTCGGAACCCATCACCTCGGGGCTGATCCAGGCGTTCTTCACCTTCGCCTTCAGATCCTCGCTCACGTAGAAGTAATCGATGCGCCAGCCCACGTTGCGCGCGCGCGCCCCGGATTTCATATCCCACCAGGAATATTGGTTCGGCTTCTGGTTGAACATGCGCAAGGAGTCGATGAACCCGCTCGCGAGGAAACCGTCTATCCACGCCCTTTCTTCGGGGAGGAATCCGGAAATGCCGGAGTTCTCCTTGGGCCGGGCGATGTCGATCTCCTTATGCGCCGTGTTCACGTCGCCGCAGACGATCACGCTCTTCCCCTTTTTCCGCAGTCCCGTGGTGAAATCCTGGAAATGCCGGTAAAAGTCCATCTTGTATTGCTGGCGCACGTCGCCGGTCTTCCCGTTCGGGAAATACACGTTGCAGAGCACGAAGCCCGGGTATTCGGCCACCAGGGTACGGCCCTCGATGTCGAACGCGTCCTTGCCGAAGCCTTCGGTCACCCGGAGCGGCTTCTCCTTCGTGAACAAGGCGACGCCGCTGTAGCCCTTCTTCGCCTTCGATGAGCAGAAGTTCCAGTGGTAGCCCTCCACTTCCTTGAGCTCCTTTTGGATCTGGATCTCTTCGGCCTTGGTCTCTTGGAGGCAGAGGATATCCGGCGACTCCTTGTGCAGCCAGTCGATGAAGCCTTTCTTGTATGCGGCGCGGAAGCCGTTCACGTTCCATGAAAGCAGCCTGATGGTCTTCACGTTTTAATCTCCGGATTAAAATGGGGAGCCAGAAATTTACGTTTTGGTACGGAGCCGTAAACGATTTGGTGCGTTGGGCGCGCGCCGATGCGCCATACGGGGCCGATTCGGGATCGCGCGGGCGAGAGGTCGCTGGCATCCTCTTTGCCCTGTGTCGGGCGGGAGATCCTCCGCATGGCGAAAGATACCGTTAGGCCTCTGGCCGGCCTCGGCTCCGACGCATCGCTGAAGCGATACCTCGAAGACATCCGGAAGGCCCCGCAATTGCGGGCCGAAGACGAATCCGAGCTCTTCCATCTCTTCCGCAAGGGGAGCCGCGCGGCGCGCGAACGCCTGATCGCCGCGAATATGCGTTTCGTGGTGAAGGTGGCGCTGGAATACCGCGCCTGCCCCATGCCCATGTCCGACCTCATTTCCGAAGGCGCGCTTGGCCTCATACACGCGGTAGAGACCTTCGATCCCGGACGCGGCGTCAAATTCATCTCCTACGCGGTATGGTGGATCCGGTCGCATATCACCAAGTCCCTGAACGAGAAGGGCTATCTCATCCGCTTGCCGGCGAACCAGTACTTCCGGCTGCGAAAGGCCCTGCAGGCCGAACGCAACGGACGTTTCGAAGAAGAGGATTTGCGGGTCATACGCCAATTGAGCCAAGGCTGCGCGTCCCTGCACTCGCCCCATCCCGGCACCGGCCGCTCATGGTCCGACCTGCTGCCCGATCCCGCCGCCCCCGATCCCGAAGTCCAGGCCGAGCTCGCCGTAGGGTCGGGGCTAACCGAACGCATGCTCGCCGCCATGCCCGAGCGGGAACGGCGGATATTGCAGCGCACTTACGGCCTGGGGAACGAGAACCCGGTCACCTTGAAGGAAGTCGGCCGGGACCTGAGCCTTTCCGCGGAACGGGTACGCCAACTCCGGGCCATGGCCCTCCGGCGCATGCGATCCGATCCGGAGTATGCGCCTTTGCGGGAACGCTATGCGTGCCTCTCCGATGCCCGGACGGCCTGAAAAGCGGACTTAGAAGTGGGTTCTGCTCCGGCCGGCCGGCCGGAGCGACGGTTACCGGCGCGTTACGTAGAGCGAAGCCGAAGCACCCGCCATCCTCGCGTCAAGTCCATCCTGCCCATCAGGAATGGGCAAGGAACCAACGGAGAGGAAACTCCCGGGGGGGTGGGGTTGGGGTAGGAGTCTCAGGACCCTTTCGGGTATCCCGATGACGGAATGCTTCGGCAGGGACATCATTGAACCCCTAAATTTACATTAGATTTTACCCTACTTTGATAGGCTCGCGCATCGACTCCAAGGCCAGTCCCGCCGTTTGGCGATTTTGGATGGATCAAGGCGGAACCTTCACGGATTGCCTCGGCGTGTCCCCTTCCGGGGAGGTCCGCATGGCCAAATTGCTTTCCGGCCCCATGGCACCGGTCGCCTGCATCAGTGGTGGAAGCCCGGGGCAGGCTCGACGCCAGGGGCGGGGAAATCGAACCCTTGCATCCGGAAACGCTTGCCGGGGATTTACGCGGCCTGCTGGAAAAAGGTTATGCCGATTTGGCCATCGTCTTCCTGCATGGTTACGCCTTCCCCCGGCACGAACGCCAGGCCGCCGAGCTCGCGCGCAAGCTGGGATTCGCCAGGGTGACCTGCTCGCATGAGGCCGATCCTTCCATCGGCTTCGTCGCGCGCGGAGACACCACCACGGTGGACGCTTACCTCACCCCGCTGCTGGCGGAGTATCTCGCGGGGCTTCGGGAGCATTTGCCGGGCTCATCCCTGCTGCTGATGCAATCGGGAGGCGGCCTGTGCGAACCGGAGCTTCTGCGCGGCCAGAACGCCATCTTGTCCGGCCCCGCGGGCGGCGTGGTGGCTTGCGCCCGTCTCGCGCAACGCGCGGGTTACCCCCGGGCGATCGGGTTCGACATGGGAGGCACTTCTACCGACGTCTCGCGGCATGCGGGAGGCGAATGGGGCAAGGCTTACGCCGCCACCACCGGCGGAATGCGCATTCGCGCGCCTTCGCTGGACATCCATACCGTGGCGGCGGGCGGAGGCTCGCTCTGCCGCCTGGCGCCGGGGCGCCTGACCGTCGGGCCGGAAAGCGCCGGATCCGATCCGGGCCCCTTGTGCTACGGGAAAAAGCGCGGCCATCGCGACGGCATGGGCGACGAAACAAGCGAGAGCGAAGGCAATGGGTCGGCCTCCGGAAGCGCCGACCTGACCGTAACGGACGTGAATCTTTTCCTTGGCCGGTTGGCGGAGGACTATTTTCCCTTTCCTTTGCATCGCGCGCCGGTGGAGCGGAAGCTGGAAGAGCTTAAGCGAAGCTGGGAGTCGGAGGGCGGTGGCGCCGTGACGGCGGCTGAATTGGCTATGGGCTTCCTGGAGATCGTGGATCGCCAGATGGCCCAGGCCATCAAGGAGATCTCCCTTTCGCGGGGGCACGAACCGGCTGAACACGCTTTAGTCGTCTTCGGCGGGGCGGGAGGGCAACATGCCTGCGCGGTGGCCCGCTTGTTGGGAATCCGCGCGATCCTGATCCACCCCCTGGCAGGCGTGCTTTCGGCGCTGGGGATGGGGCTGGCCGAGACCCTCTGGGAGAGTTCGGCGCCGGTGGACCGCCTGCCCCTGGATGCGGATTCCCTGCATGCCTTGGAAACGGTTTTCGCCGATTTGGAATCCCGCGGGTTCGCCGCCCTGTTAGCACAGGGTAACCCTCCCGCTACGGTAACTCATAAGAGACGGTTGGATCTCCGCTACGCCGGGACCGAACACGCCCTTTCCATCGTGAGGCCGACCGGGGACGATTGGCGGACCGCCTTCGAAGCGGAGCACCGGGACTTGTACGGGTATGAGCGTCCGGGAAGAAAGGTGGAGATCCTCCAGGCCCGGGTGGAAAGCCTGGGCGCAGCGGAGGCGGAATGGCCCGTACCGGCTGCCCAACCGCAAGGCCAGGCCGGCTCCGGGCAGGCCCGCCAAGGCGGATCCGCATCAGCCGGCCCGCTTCCCCGCCCCGTGCGCCATACGGTCCTGTACGGCCGTCAGGGCCGGACGGAAGCGCCCGTCTTCCGTCGCGAGGATCTGGCTGCGGGCGTCCCGATCGCCGGGCCGGCCTTGATCCTGGATCGCGTCTCCACGGTCGTACTCGAAGATGACTTCCAGGCCATCGCGGGCCCGGAAGGCTTGCTGAGATTGGAACCTATCGAAGGCGCCGGTAAGCGCGTGGATCCCGCCGGAACCGCCCTGCTGGAATTGTTCAACCACGCGTTCATGTCTATCGCCGGGCAAATGGGAACGGTTTTGCAGCGCACCGCGATCTCGACCAACGTAAAGGAGCGCCTGGACTTCTCCTGCGCCGTCTTCGATGCCGGCGGGAATCTGATCGCCAACGCCCCGCATATCCCCGTGCATCTGGGCGCGATGGGCGAGAGCGTACGCCACGTGCTGCGCCGGCATCCCCGGCCGCGCCCCGGCGATGCCTACGTCACCAATAACCCCTACCGGGGCGGATCGCATTTGCCGGACATCACCGTGGTTACGCCGGTTTTCCTCGACCCGGCCGATGCGGAGCCCGCATTCTTCACGGCGAACCGCGCCCATCACGCCGATGTCGGCGGGACCACGCCGGGATCGATGCCCGCCTTTTCCTCCCGTCTCGAAGAAGAAGGCGTACTATTGGACGCCGAACTCCTCGTCGAAGGCGATCGCATCCGCGCGGACGGCATCCGGAAGCTGTTCGAGCAGGGGCCGCTGCCGGCCCGCAATCCTAGCGAAAACCTGGCCGATCTCGAAGCCCAGGTCGCGTCCAACCGCGCGGGCGCGCGCTTGTTGCTGGACTTGATCGCCGAACATGGTCGGAAGCGGGTGCGCAAGCAAATGGGTTTGTTGCGCGAGAACGCCGCTTACCAGGTGCGCCGGGCGCTGGCGCGCCTGCCGCAAGGGGTTCGCTCCTTCGCGGACGCCATGGACGATGGTACTCCTATCCGCGTGGCCGTGACCCTGGACGGGGACGGGGCCGTGGTGGACTTCGCGAGCACGGGACCGGAAAGCGAGGGCAACCTCAACGCGCCGCCGGCGGTGGTGCGTTCGGCGGTGATGTACGTGCTCCGCTGCCTGGTGGCGGAACGCATCCCCATGAACGAAGGCTGCCTGGATCCGGTGCGCATCCTGATCCCGGAAGGCAGCATCCTGAATCCTTCCCCGGACCGCGCGGTGGCGGGCGGGAACGTGGAGACCTCGCAACGCGTGGTGGACGTGCTGCTAGGGGCCCTGGGATTGGCGGCGGCCAGCCAAGGGACGATGAACAACGTCAGCTTCGGGGACGGTTCCTTCGGGTATTACGAGACCTTGGCGGGCGGCGCGGGGGCGGTGGGCCCGCAGGGTAACCCGGGCGATACGGGATATCGGCCAGGCGGGGACGGGCCGAGCGCCGTGCACACCCATATGACGAATACCCGCATCACCGATCCGGAGGTGTTAGAGACGCGTTATCCCGTGAGGTTGGAGCGTTTCGCGATCCGGAAGGGATCGGGAGGCAAGGGGCAATGGCGGGGCGGAGACGGAGTGATCCGGGAATATCGGTTTCTGAAGCCGGTGGAAGTTTCTTTGCTCACCCAGCGGCGTGGGTTGGCGCCCTTCGGCCTCGCGGGCGGGGAAGCCGGGGCCATGGGCCGGAACCTGCGTTTGATGACGGACGGGTCGGCGGTGGAATCGCCGGGGGCGGCGGCCTATCGGGCTGCGGCCGGCGAGAGGTTGCTCATCGAGACGCCGGGAGGCGGCGGCTGGGGCGCTCCGGACCGGTCCGGGCCGGGCCCGGCATCCTCAACCCCCTGACAATGCCTGCAAGATGAATATTTCCTGGCTCGGCGAAAGCGCGTCGCTCAGGGCCTCGCGATCGCAGATGGGCTCATCGCCCACGAAGACGTGCACGTGCCTGCGCAGGCGCCCGGTCTCGTCGCCCACGTACAAGGCGAAGCCCGGATAACGCTTCTCCAATTCGGCTATCACCTCGCGTACGGTCGCGCCCGGCACCTCCTCCCCCATCTTCAGCGCCGGGAAGAAGGTCTGCAGGTGCCGGGTGAAACTGACTCGCGGCATCAGGCGAAGCGCACCGAATGGATCGGGGGCAGATTGTTACCGATGCAACGCCAGGT is a window from the Fibrobacterota bacterium genome containing:
- the xth gene encoding exodeoxyribonuclease III, translating into MKTIRLLSWNVNGFRAAYKKGFIDWLHKESPDILCLQETKAEEIQIQKELKEVEGYHWNFCSSKAKKGYSGVALFTKEKPLRVTEGFGKDAFDIEGRTLVAEYPGFVLCNVYFPNGKTGDVRQQYKMDFYRHFQDFTTGLRKKGKSVIVCGDVNTAHKEIDIARPKENSGISGFLPEERAWIDGFLASGFIDSLRMFNQKPNQYSWWDMKSGARARNVGWRIDYFYVSEDLKAKVKNAWISPEVMGSDHCPVGLELALE
- a CDS encoding MoaD/ThiS family protein; the encoded protein is MPRVSFTRHLQTFFPALKMGEEVPGATVREVIAELEKRYPGFALYVGDETGRLRRHVHVFVGDEPICDREALSDALSPSQEIFILQALSGG
- a CDS encoding RNA polymerase sigma factor RpoD/SigA, giving the protein MAKDTVRPLAGLGSDASLKRYLEDIRKAPQLRAEDESELFHLFRKGSRAARERLIAANMRFVVKVALEYRACPMPMSDLISEGALGLIHAVETFDPGRGVKFISYAVWWIRSHITKSLNEKGYLIRLPANQYFRLRKALQAERNGRFEEEDLRVIRQLSQGCASLHSPHPGTGRSWSDLLPDPAAPDPEVQAELAVGSGLTERMLAAMPERERRILQRTYGLGNENPVTLKEVGRDLSLSAERVRQLRAMALRRMRSDPEYAPLRERYACLSDARTA
- a CDS encoding tetratricopeptide repeat protein — encoded protein: MGNFPDFGWGGQAAGSFPGIAEMEIYDTVHLRKMAQNYFETGRVGEAIDVLREALRYDNADPELWSSLGWAFIHLGRYAEAVDPLKRALSLRPDDIQCIKSLGLAAFALGRKQASFQSYQIALNLNPRDEEALFGLGILFVSSGDLKSAYRQYELLVGMPSPLAEDLYSKIVERNELRMG